The following proteins come from a genomic window of Corynebacterium sp. P4-C1:
- a CDS encoding ABC transporter ATP-binding protein, with protein sequence MSEQMTDDQLAAYEESMAGDDYSNKAPRKAKQFWPSAKRLLGLLAPYKITLIFVFLMNAGSVLLAVWAPRVMGRAMDVIFSGVVSKQLPEGTTAEQAVDGLRAAGQDRFADMAAAMDLNPGHGIDFDRLRGLIIAVLAFYLAAALLMWAQGAILNKLTMRAVYTLREGVEAKIHRLPLSYFDSRQRGDVMSRTTNDVDNIQQALQQSLSMLFNAVLTLAGIIVMMFAISWQLAVVALLAIPLTGAVMGLVGTRSQKEFVTQWKATGDLNGHVEEAFTGHDVARIFGRSAEIREQFDERNEELAAAAQKAQFLANSMHPIMQFIGSLSYVAIAVLGGLKVASGSITLGDATAFIQYSRQMNQPLGEVAGMMQMLQSGVASAERVFELLDAEEEEQDTAAATTGTTRGLVEFDHVDFSYSPDVPLIEDLSLRVQPGQTAAIVGPTGAGKTTLVNLLMRFYEVDSGAIRLDGTDIREMSRAQLRSNIGMVLQDAVLFKGTIMENIRYGRLDATDDEVIAAAQATCVDRFVRSLPDGYATEIDQDGGSISAGERQLITIARAFLSQPALLILDEATSSVDTRTEVLVQKAMNALRSQRTSFVIAHRLSTIRDADLIIVMQNGKIAAQGTHEELLARRGTYFELNQSQFSEEG encoded by the coding sequence ATGAGCGAGCAGATGACAGACGACCAATTGGCCGCCTACGAAGAGAGCATGGCCGGGGACGACTACTCCAATAAGGCTCCCCGGAAGGCCAAGCAGTTCTGGCCCTCCGCGAAGCGCCTGCTCGGCCTGCTGGCCCCCTACAAGATCACGCTCATCTTCGTCTTCCTGATGAACGCGGGCTCTGTCCTCCTCGCCGTCTGGGCGCCGCGGGTGATGGGCAGAGCGATGGACGTGATCTTCAGCGGAGTCGTGTCCAAGCAGCTGCCGGAGGGCACCACCGCCGAGCAAGCGGTCGATGGTCTACGCGCGGCGGGCCAGGACCGTTTCGCCGACATGGCCGCGGCGATGGATTTAAACCCGGGCCACGGCATCGACTTCGACCGGCTCCGCGGTCTCATCATCGCGGTGCTGGCGTTCTACCTGGCCGCCGCCCTGCTCATGTGGGCCCAGGGCGCGATCCTGAACAAACTGACCATGCGCGCCGTCTACACGCTGCGCGAGGGGGTGGAGGCGAAGATCCACCGCCTGCCGCTGTCTTACTTCGATTCGCGTCAACGCGGCGACGTCATGAGCCGCACGACAAACGACGTGGACAACATCCAGCAGGCGCTCCAGCAATCGCTCTCGATGCTGTTCAACGCGGTCCTCACCCTCGCCGGCATCATCGTCATGATGTTCGCCATCTCGTGGCAGCTCGCCGTCGTCGCCCTGCTGGCAATCCCGCTGACCGGTGCCGTCATGGGCTTGGTGGGCACCCGCTCCCAGAAGGAATTCGTCACCCAGTGGAAAGCCACCGGCGACCTGAACGGGCACGTGGAGGAAGCCTTCACCGGCCACGACGTTGCGAGGATCTTCGGCCGCTCGGCAGAGATCCGGGAGCAGTTCGACGAACGCAACGAGGAACTCGCCGCCGCGGCGCAGAAAGCTCAGTTCCTGGCCAACTCGATGCACCCGATCATGCAGTTCATCGGTTCCTTGTCCTATGTGGCGATCGCTGTGCTCGGCGGCCTGAAAGTCGCTTCCGGCTCCATCACGCTCGGCGACGCCACCGCTTTCATCCAGTACTCCCGCCAGATGAACCAGCCGCTCGGCGAAGTCGCCGGCATGATGCAGATGCTGCAGTCCGGTGTCGCGTCCGCGGAACGCGTCTTCGAGCTGCTCGATGCTGAAGAGGAGGAGCAAGACACCGCGGCCGCCACAACGGGCACCACGCGCGGGCTCGTCGAGTTCGACCACGTGGACTTCTCCTACTCCCCCGATGTCCCGCTCATCGAGGACCTCTCGCTGCGCGTCCAGCCGGGGCAGACCGCCGCCATCGTGGGCCCCACGGGTGCCGGCAAAACCACCCTGGTCAACCTTCTCATGCGCTTCTACGAGGTCGACAGTGGCGCGATCCGCCTGGACGGCACGGATATCCGCGAGATGAGCCGCGCACAGCTGCGCTCCAACATCGGCATGGTCCTCCAGGATGCCGTGTTGTTCAAAGGCACGATCATGGAGAACATCCGCTACGGCCGGCTCGACGCCACCGACGACGAGGTCATTGCCGCCGCGCAAGCAACCTGCGTCGACCGCTTCGTGCGCTCGCTACCCGACGGCTACGCAACGGAGATCGACCAAGACGGCGGCTCTATTTCCGCGGGTGAGCGCCAGCTGATCACCATCGCCCGCGCATTCCTCTCCCAGCCGGCTCTGCTCATCCTCGACGAGGCGACCTCGTCCGTGGACACCCGCACCGAGGTTCTTGTCCAGAAGGCGATGAACGCGCTGCGCAGCCAACGCACCAGCTTCGTCATCGCGCACCGCTTGTCGACGATCCGCGACGCCGACCTCATCATCGTCATGCAGAACGGAAAAATCGCCGCGCAGGGAACCCACGAGGAGCTCCTTGCCCGGCGAGGTACCTACTTCGAACTGAACCAGTCCCAGTTCAGTGAAGAGGGCTAA
- a CDS encoding ABC transporter ATP-binding protein, with amino-acid sequence MDLIRLTGRFSRPYAGLIAAVVVLQLLSTLATLYLPDLNADIINNGVAKADVPYIRSVGLLMLAVSLLQVAAAVGAVWFASAAAMRTGRDIRGAVYDKVNQFTSEDMGHFGPATLTTRATNDVQQVQMTTLLFFNFMVAAPIMAVGGVIMALRQDAGMSWLVTVAVLVLTVTVGIIAALLIPLFSTMQKKLDAINSLLREQIAGIRVIRAFGRENFETKRFTDANTALTKLSLNIGRVFVTMFPVIMLILNLATAAVLWFGGHRVDEGLVEVGSLTAFMQYLMQILMAVMMGVFMLMMLPRAIVCGRRISEVLGYEPAAQPPRTQSGAADSASEPGTVEFRGVSYRYPGAEEPVLKNIDFTARPGTVTAVIGSTGSGKSTLLGLVPELYYPTSGEIRVNGTVAMVPQKPWLYRGTVASNLRVANPDATDEELWEALRTAQAGFVEDLDMPIAQGGTNVSGGQRQRLCIARMLVARPDVYLFDDSFSALDAVTEGKLQRAMTSYTADATVLVVAQRVASISNADQILVMEAGEIVARGTHDELLRTSSTYREIDASQKAVTA; translated from the coding sequence GTGGATCTCATCCGCCTGACCGGGAGGTTCAGCAGGCCGTACGCGGGGTTGATCGCCGCGGTGGTCGTGCTGCAACTTCTGTCGACTCTGGCGACCTTGTACCTGCCGGATTTGAACGCAGACATCATCAACAACGGCGTGGCCAAAGCCGACGTGCCGTACATCCGGAGCGTGGGCCTGCTCATGCTCGCGGTGTCGCTGCTCCAGGTGGCTGCAGCGGTGGGTGCGGTGTGGTTCGCCTCCGCCGCGGCGATGCGTACCGGCCGCGACATCCGCGGCGCGGTGTACGACAAGGTCAACCAGTTCACGTCAGAGGACATGGGGCACTTCGGCCCGGCGACGCTGACCACCCGCGCGACCAACGACGTGCAGCAGGTGCAGATGACCACCCTGCTGTTCTTCAACTTCATGGTCGCTGCACCGATCATGGCCGTCGGCGGCGTGATCATGGCGCTGCGCCAGGATGCCGGCATGTCGTGGCTGGTCACCGTCGCAGTGCTTGTTCTCACCGTCACCGTCGGAATCATCGCGGCGCTCCTCATCCCGCTCTTCAGCACGATGCAGAAGAAGCTTGACGCAATCAACAGCCTGTTGCGTGAGCAGATCGCCGGCATCCGCGTCATCCGCGCCTTCGGCCGGGAGAACTTCGAGACGAAGCGCTTCACCGACGCCAACACCGCCCTGACGAAGCTGAGCCTGAATATCGGCCGCGTCTTCGTCACGATGTTCCCCGTCATCATGCTCATCCTGAACCTCGCCACCGCGGCGGTGCTCTGGTTCGGGGGCCACCGCGTCGACGAGGGCCTCGTCGAAGTCGGCTCGCTGACCGCGTTCATGCAATACCTGATGCAGATCCTCATGGCCGTGATGATGGGCGTGTTCATGCTCATGATGCTCCCCCGCGCAATCGTGTGCGGCCGCCGCATCAGCGAAGTTCTGGGCTACGAGCCAGCCGCCCAGCCGCCGCGCACCCAGTCCGGCGCCGCCGATTCTGCCTCAGAACCGGGCACTGTCGAATTCCGCGGCGTCTCCTACCGCTACCCGGGTGCGGAGGAGCCGGTGCTCAAGAACATCGACTTCACCGCGCGGCCGGGCACCGTCACCGCGGTCATCGGGTCGACGGGCTCCGGAAAATCGACGCTGCTGGGACTCGTCCCGGAGCTGTACTACCCCACCTCCGGGGAGATCCGCGTCAACGGCACAGTGGCCATGGTCCCGCAGAAGCCGTGGCTGTACCGGGGCACAGTGGCGTCGAATCTCCGGGTGGCCAACCCAGACGCCACCGACGAAGAGCTGTGGGAGGCGCTGCGCACCGCTCAAGCGGGCTTCGTCGAGGACCTCGACATGCCGATCGCCCAAGGCGGCACCAACGTCTCCGGCGGCCAGCGCCAGCGGCTGTGCATTGCGCGCATGCTCGTCGCACGGCCGGACGTCTACCTCTTCGACGATTCGTTCTCCGCCCTCGACGCCGTCACCGAAGGCAAACTGCAGCGGGCCATGACCAGCTACACGGCGGATGCCACGGTGCTGGTGGTGGCGCAGCGGGTGGCGTCGATAAGCAACGCGGACCAGATTCTCGTGATGGAAGCTGGCGAGATCGTCGCACGCGGAACCCACGACGAGCTGCTGCGCACAAGCTCCACCTACCGTGAGATCGACGCAAGCCAGAAGGCGGTGACGGCATGA
- a CDS encoding DUF418 domain-containing protein encodes MAGAFTASRRRFIAPDLARGLALVGIAMANMVTDWDPAEKVDHAAGLGGYNGAGTVLEKALVFFETLFVHVRGLPMFATLLGVGVGMIFASLARRGYPLRARRKVLARRYGFLFLFGLIHKTLFFTNDIMTAYGIAALLLCLVIGWSDRALYILAGTVFAVQAAARAPGIIAAFGTTQEPVGGEPARITDLGERMSNGISVVMMYPALAAIEMMSFLPLVIVGFIWGRRKVFGDLPANRTMFRAWALLAAVLIPAIGIPWGFAEIGVLGPGWAAGLTDANHSLGLLTGPGILAAIALVCQPLQTRIDAGGALPPALEPFIALGKRSMSGYLGQTILFMLTTQPAFWWITRDATIAGKLGWALLVWLATVAGAWALEKAGKPGPFEWLHRRLSYGKNGLPDHYEQVCSTPVR; translated from the coding sequence ATGGCTGGAGCATTCACCGCTTCCCGTCGACGTTTCATCGCCCCTGACCTGGCTCGGGGGCTCGCCCTCGTCGGTATCGCGATGGCCAATATGGTCACGGACTGGGATCCGGCGGAAAAAGTCGACCACGCCGCAGGCCTCGGCGGCTACAACGGTGCCGGGACCGTGCTCGAAAAGGCACTGGTCTTCTTCGAGACGCTTTTCGTGCACGTGCGCGGCCTGCCCATGTTCGCCACCTTGCTCGGTGTCGGAGTGGGCATGATCTTTGCCAGCCTGGCCCGGCGCGGGTACCCGTTGCGGGCGCGCCGCAAGGTACTGGCACGCCGCTACGGATTCCTGTTTCTCTTTGGGCTCATCCACAAGACGCTGTTTTTCACCAACGACATCATGACCGCCTACGGCATCGCGGCATTGCTGCTGTGTCTTGTCATTGGTTGGAGTGACCGCGCACTCTATATTCTCGCGGGCACGGTGTTCGCCGTCCAAGCAGCGGCCCGTGCCCCCGGCATTATCGCCGCGTTCGGCACAACTCAGGAACCCGTCGGCGGAGAACCCGCCCGGATCACCGATCTCGGTGAGCGCATGTCGAACGGCATCTCCGTTGTCATGATGTACCCCGCGCTTGCGGCGATTGAGATGATGTCCTTCTTGCCACTCGTCATCGTCGGCTTCATCTGGGGCCGCCGCAAAGTCTTCGGCGATCTGCCTGCGAACCGCACGATGTTTCGCGCATGGGCGCTCCTTGCAGCAGTGCTCATTCCTGCCATCGGGATCCCGTGGGGCTTCGCGGAGATCGGCGTTCTCGGCCCCGGCTGGGCAGCCGGTCTCACCGATGCGAACCATTCGCTCGGGCTGCTCACGGGGCCCGGCATTCTCGCCGCGATCGCCCTAGTATGCCAGCCTCTGCAGACGCGTATCGACGCCGGGGGCGCGCTTCCTCCCGCCCTCGAACCGTTCATCGCGCTCGGCAAGAGATCCATGAGCGGCTACCTGGGGCAAACGATCCTGTTCATGCTGACCACGCAGCCCGCGTTCTGGTGGATCACACGGGATGCCACCATTGCGGGCAAGCTTGGGTGGGCGCTGCTCGTCTGGCTGGCTACGGTCGCTGGTGCGTGGGCCTTGGAGAAGGCAGGCAAACCTGGTCCTTTCGAGTGGCTCCATCGCCGCCTGTCCTACGGCAAGAACGGCTTGCCGGACCACTACGAGCAAGTCTGCTCCACACCTGTTCGCTGA
- a CDS encoding ABC transporter ATP-binding protein, translating into MINVQSLTKRYSRSTAVDALSFTAPDGAVTGFLGPNGSGKSTTLRMVVGLESPDEGTALIDGTPFRSLPHPARSVGALLNPEWIAPHMTGRAHLKMVADYAGVPASLADESLEAFGLTNAATRKVKNYSLGMRQRLGVASALIGDPANVILDEPVNGLDPQGVAWMRGRIRQMAADGRAVVVSSHLMSEMQLTADRLVVIDNGSLVGEGDLDDFLGSHRVEALCSDPARLAQATGGQIVGETVIVDNATPRDVGETAQRAGVTVYSLQETRRSLEDVFLDSTNHRAKETNR; encoded by the coding sequence ATGATCAACGTTCAAAGTTTGACCAAACGGTATTCGCGCTCAACAGCTGTCGACGCTCTCAGTTTCACCGCCCCCGATGGCGCAGTCACAGGCTTCCTCGGCCCGAATGGGTCCGGGAAGTCCACGACATTGCGCATGGTCGTCGGGCTTGAATCGCCCGACGAGGGCACAGCGCTTATCGACGGCACCCCTTTCCGCTCCCTCCCCCATCCCGCCCGATCCGTCGGTGCACTACTCAACCCGGAATGGATCGCGCCGCACATGACGGGCCGCGCTCACCTGAAAATGGTGGCCGACTACGCGGGTGTTCCCGCGTCCCTCGCCGACGAGTCCTTGGAGGCGTTCGGCCTCACCAACGCGGCGACCCGGAAGGTGAAAAATTACTCCCTCGGCATGCGCCAACGCCTTGGAGTCGCCTCCGCCTTGATCGGGGACCCAGCGAACGTCATCCTCGACGAGCCAGTCAACGGACTCGACCCCCAGGGCGTGGCCTGGATGCGCGGACGTATCCGGCAGATGGCAGCCGACGGCCGGGCAGTCGTAGTTTCCTCGCACCTGATGAGCGAAATGCAGCTGACTGCCGACCGTCTCGTCGTCATCGACAACGGATCCCTCGTCGGCGAAGGAGATCTCGACGACTTCCTCGGATCACACCGCGTTGAAGCGCTCTGCAGCGACCCGGCGCGGCTCGCACAAGCCACGGGAGGCCAGATTGTCGGCGAGACCGTCATCGTCGACAACGCCACGCCGCGCGATGTCGGCGAGACCGCCCAACGCGCGGGCGTGACCGTGTACTCGCTCCAAGAAACGAGACGCAGCCTGGAAGATGTCTTCCTCGATTCCACCAACCACCGCGCAAAGGAGACGAACCGATGA
- a CDS encoding response regulator transcription factor, with product MITVALVDDQPLVRAGFSMLVNSQPDMEVVWQASDGTGVLGQSNADIVLLDIRMPGTDGITACSSLLEEQPHTRVIMLTTFDDRDLVLGALEAGASGFLLKDSDPDELLEAIRIVHGGDAVLAPKVTKYVIGAAHAPEQQEAMRNETMLEQLTPREVEILRLVALGYSNEEIATAETLSPATVKTHVHRILFKTDSRDRVHAVLFAFRAGVVGTSELLGH from the coding sequence ATGATCACCGTTGCGCTTGTCGACGATCAACCCCTTGTTCGCGCCGGTTTTTCCATGCTGGTCAACTCGCAGCCCGACATGGAAGTGGTGTGGCAGGCCAGCGATGGAACGGGTGTGCTCGGGCAGAGCAACGCCGACATCGTGCTGCTGGACATCCGAATGCCTGGCACCGACGGCATCACCGCCTGCAGCTCGTTACTGGAGGAACAGCCCCATACCCGAGTGATCATGTTGACCACCTTCGACGACCGCGATCTCGTTCTCGGTGCCCTCGAAGCTGGCGCTTCCGGCTTCTTGCTCAAAGACTCCGACCCTGACGAGCTGCTCGAAGCGATCCGAATCGTTCACGGCGGCGACGCGGTGCTCGCCCCCAAGGTGACCAAGTACGTCATCGGCGCGGCGCACGCACCTGAGCAGCAAGAGGCCATGCGCAATGAGACGATGCTCGAGCAGCTGACACCCCGCGAAGTGGAAATTCTCCGGCTTGTTGCGCTCGGCTACTCCAACGAGGAGATCGCCACCGCGGAGACGCTCTCTCCCGCCACCGTGAAAACGCACGTGCACCGCATCCTGTTCAAAACGGATTCACGCGACCGCGTGCACGCTGTTCTCTTCGCCTTCCGCGCTGGTGTGGTGGGCACGAGCGAGTTGCTCGGCCACTAG
- a CDS encoding sensor histidine kinase has translation MVRAAGNTRAGDSRRIFAWLAIALITVFFCFDWITVQSHGQAVPAPAVAAGTVLLVVCGVGCVLYRDRPLWSVIAVAGCATLSLAIPSLSVPLYWTVPVCLAAFVTSYRLPPRLRPWTAAWILGITAAEQLMHWHEALDLNALPATRSLLSAVASVVVAWLVLGFFFLLGAQVRQRRDRIDELKQRIEFAHVRERTQIAREMHDIVAHSLAGITALADGARYAAASNPAEAQEALETISEESRTALSQMRGLLSVLREEDYSHPAGATPGRRDFEDLFADARARGLDLTVDGFDTLPEDLPALTQFTLYRICQEVVTNMLRHASEQTGSIVFSTNAKEVVVVAANPASISKQESDGFGLVGIRERVAAHGGRVRIADSDGSFVLEVEVPR, from the coding sequence ATGGTTCGAGCAGCAGGAAACACACGCGCGGGGGATTCGCGGCGCATCTTTGCATGGCTTGCAATTGCCCTGATTACGGTATTTTTCTGCTTCGACTGGATTACGGTGCAGTCGCACGGTCAGGCGGTGCCCGCCCCAGCGGTCGCGGCGGGCACGGTTCTCCTCGTCGTGTGCGGGGTGGGGTGCGTGCTGTATCGGGATCGGCCGCTGTGGTCGGTGATTGCAGTCGCTGGATGCGCCACGCTGTCGTTGGCTATTCCCTCTCTGAGCGTGCCTTTGTATTGGACAGTACCGGTCTGTCTGGCGGCATTCGTGACCTCGTATCGTTTGCCGCCGCGACTCCGGCCGTGGACTGCGGCGTGGATTCTCGGCATCACGGCGGCAGAGCAGCTCATGCACTGGCACGAGGCGCTGGACCTCAACGCGCTTCCTGCCACCCGCTCTCTGCTCAGCGCCGTGGCATCTGTTGTCGTCGCGTGGCTCGTGCTGGGGTTTTTCTTCCTTCTCGGTGCCCAAGTTCGCCAGCGCCGCGACCGCATTGACGAGCTCAAACAGCGGATCGAGTTCGCCCACGTCCGTGAGCGGACCCAAATCGCTCGGGAAATGCACGACATTGTCGCTCATTCACTCGCGGGCATCACCGCGCTTGCCGACGGCGCCCGGTACGCTGCCGCCTCCAACCCCGCCGAAGCACAAGAAGCACTCGAAACAATCAGCGAGGAATCCCGCACTGCCCTGTCCCAAATGCGCGGCTTGCTTAGCGTGTTACGCGAGGAGGATTATAGCCACCCCGCGGGCGCGACGCCCGGACGGCGCGATTTCGAAGACTTGTTCGCCGATGCCCGGGCCCGGGGGCTCGACCTCACAGTGGACGGCTTCGACACGCTTCCGGAGGATCTGCCTGCCCTCACTCAGTTCACCCTCTACCGCATTTGCCAAGAGGTGGTGACGAACATGCTGCGCCATGCGTCGGAGCAAACAGGCTCAATCGTTTTTTCGACGAATGCGAAAGAGGTGGTGGTCGTGGCTGCGAACCCGGCATCGATAAGCAAGCAAGAAAGCGACGGGTTCGGGTTGGTCGGCATCCGCGAGCGGGTAGCCGCGCACGGCGGCCGGGTGCGTATTGCTGATTCGGACGGATCGTTCGTCCTTGAAGTGGAGGTTCCGCGATGA
- a CDS encoding substrate-binding domain-containing protein, translating into MIKTRKALTASILAAVSVFAVGCSSTNSPSEDAIQATGSATVEPITSYMANRYDFDVNVEAIGSTDGFEKFCNGEADINDASVAIPGSGAPVDFQKQCADNKVEYIELPIGLDAITIVKHRDNDFAADLTIDQLHDIWSKDSPVTKWSDIDPSWPDEEIKLYGRPDGSGTLGVFKALVLQGDEIRDDYEATDDIQELSRWVSEDENALSFMGIGNYLATEDEYQKFIDNVNIDGIAPTAEETKKGNYPLSRPLFIYVNKKSTEREDVDKFVTTYLENSEAVMPRVFFYQLPEEDYDSAKKRYADRKTGPDDRWQS; encoded by the coding sequence ATGATTAAGACGCGCAAGGCCCTCACCGCATCCATCCTGGCGGCAGTCTCCGTATTCGCCGTCGGTTGTTCCTCGACCAACTCCCCCAGCGAAGACGCGATCCAGGCCACCGGTTCCGCCACCGTGGAACCGATCACCTCTTACATGGCCAACCGCTACGACTTCGACGTCAACGTCGAGGCCATCGGCTCGACCGACGGTTTCGAGAAGTTCTGCAACGGCGAAGCCGATATCAACGATGCCTCCGTGGCCATTCCCGGTTCGGGCGCCCCCGTCGACTTTCAGAAGCAGTGCGCCGACAACAAGGTCGAATACATTGAGCTGCCGATCGGCCTCGATGCCATCACCATTGTGAAGCACCGCGACAACGACTTCGCCGCCGACCTGACCATCGACCAGCTGCACGACATCTGGTCCAAGGACTCCCCAGTGACCAAGTGGTCCGATATCGACCCGTCCTGGCCGGACGAGGAGATCAAGCTCTACGGCCGCCCCGATGGCTCCGGTACCCTCGGCGTGTTCAAAGCGCTTGTCCTCCAAGGCGATGAGATCCGCGACGATTACGAGGCGACCGACGACATCCAGGAGTTGTCCCGGTGGGTCTCCGAGGATGAGAACGCCCTGTCCTTCATGGGCATCGGCAACTATCTGGCCACCGAGGATGAGTACCAGAAGTTCATCGACAACGTGAATATCGACGGTATAGCCCCGACGGCTGAGGAGACGAAGAAAGGCAACTACCCGCTCTCGCGTCCCCTGTTCATCTACGTGAACAAGAAATCCACCGAGCGCGAGGACGTGGACAAATTCGTCACCACGTACCTGGAGAACTCCGAGGCAGTCATGCCGCGTGTCTTCTTCTACCAGCTGCCGGAAGAAGACTACGACAGCGCAAAGAAGCGCTACGCCGACCGCAAGACCGGCCCGGACGATCGCTGGCAGAGCTAA
- a CDS encoding Na/Pi symporter, translated as MSDKGLPRDIAGEHELPQDADIRVVDRTVTDSERIDRADETTSRNATGASADTDPDDDAENSDPLSFLPFEGTAKQIANWIAVFLAIWLLLNGVGMIGDGFKMAAGDQAKELFSFAENPFVGLAIGIVTTAIIQSSSTTTSIVVGMIAGGLPLNIAIPMLFGANMGTSVTSTLVALGLAGNKKQFRNGFSMATVHDFFNLIAILFFFTLEMLTGFLGKTATAIAPSLTGSGEGIIAGFFEALGDFIDMITEPLVGLASGLVEPLGDVLGGVVLAIIGVALVLVSISFIGKLLNALLVGKAQDILYAALGKNAFFGALSGALITALVQSSSTTTALTVPLAASGKFQVRTLFPFVVGANIGTTLTGLIAAFAATGTEAEAAMAGALVHTLFNFFSAILILGIPFLRDLPPKCSDWLAGLAEKNKLYVFIYIGGVFFAIPLLAVFISNSLM; from the coding sequence ATGAGCGATAAGGGATTGCCGCGCGACATTGCCGGCGAACACGAGCTCCCGCAAGACGCCGATATCCGCGTGGTCGACCGCACCGTTACCGATTCAGAACGCATCGATCGCGCCGACGAGACGACCAGCCGGAATGCTACTGGCGCTTCCGCCGATACCGATCCGGACGACGATGCCGAAAATAGTGACCCGCTGAGCTTCCTGCCCTTCGAGGGCACCGCGAAGCAAATAGCCAATTGGATCGCCGTATTCCTCGCCATCTGGCTGCTCCTCAACGGTGTGGGCATGATCGGCGACGGCTTCAAGATGGCCGCGGGCGACCAAGCCAAGGAACTATTCTCCTTCGCCGAGAACCCGTTCGTCGGCCTGGCCATCGGTATCGTCACCACCGCGATCATTCAGTCTTCTTCGACCACCACATCCATCGTGGTCGGCATGATCGCGGGTGGCCTGCCACTGAATATCGCCATTCCAATGCTCTTCGGCGCCAACATGGGCACCTCGGTCACCTCGACGCTGGTGGCCCTGGGCCTGGCCGGCAACAAGAAGCAGTTCCGCAACGGCTTCTCCATGGCGACCGTGCACGACTTTTTCAACCTCATTGCCATCCTGTTCTTCTTCACGCTGGAGATGCTCACCGGCTTCTTGGGCAAGACGGCGACCGCAATCGCACCGTCCCTCACCGGTTCCGGTGAAGGCATCATTGCGGGTTTTTTCGAAGCGCTCGGCGACTTCATCGACATGATCACCGAACCCCTCGTCGGGCTGGCAAGCGGTCTCGTCGAACCGCTCGGCGATGTCTTGGGCGGTGTCGTCCTGGCCATCATCGGTGTCGCACTCGTCCTGGTTTCCATCAGCTTCATCGGCAAACTCCTGAATGCCCTGCTCGTGGGCAAGGCGCAAGATATCCTCTACGCAGCCTTGGGCAAGAACGCGTTCTTCGGTGCACTCTCCGGTGCCCTCATCACCGCGTTGGTCCAGTCCTCCTCCACCACGACCGCCCTGACGGTTCCGCTTGCGGCATCCGGCAAGTTCCAGGTCCGCACCCTGTTCCCGTTCGTGGTGGGTGCGAATATCGGTACAACCCTGACCGGTCTTATCGCGGCATTCGCCGCAACAGGCACAGAGGCGGAAGCCGCGATGGCCGGTGCCCTCGTACACACCCTTTTCAACTTCTTCTCCGCCATCCTCATCCTTGGCATCCCGTTCCTGCGCGACCTTCCGCCGAAGTGCTCCGACTGGCTCGCTGGCCTAGCCGAGAAGAACAAACTCTACGTATTCATCTACATCGGTGGCGTCTTCTTCGCCATCCCGCTGCTGGCAGTGTTCATTTCTAACTCCCTGATGTAA